One Streptomyces sp. NBC_00554 DNA segment encodes these proteins:
- a CDS encoding ADP-ribosylation family protein: protein MQGKKTESLAGRAGIEERFLRDWGLELPESIFRFWAFLESLGPVERQALRDLDVSPVGIMDLFADAGLRPCEGIDVRVHGRYYRDPPEFLTFMHGGSDGLHHGLWFDDGRTCNGVASYYNNDGGGIDTRSGTPLEALRAILERCWRDLDDDDIQDEETSACGSRLGLLRDALTVHETGDRPEVGIAYSMVYDGFVPPVNLGRLTTLDGAGALVTGETALDRPAHNQADEYKFATYMYALFEDPAALNARVQDARGRCSAGDPAEALVLGRDLHWASHGDPVRETLANELLVVAYRALDRPSLAEIADAHHRHRSLPRVTVLETKKA, encoded by the coding sequence ATGCAGGGTAAGAAGACCGAGAGCCTCGCCGGCCGGGCCGGCATCGAAGAGCGTTTCCTGCGGGACTGGGGGCTCGAACTTCCGGAGTCGATCTTTCGGTTCTGGGCGTTCCTGGAGTCCTTGGGGCCGGTCGAACGCCAGGCGCTCCGGGACTTGGACGTGTCGCCCGTCGGCATCATGGACTTGTTCGCCGACGCCGGCCTGCGGCCGTGTGAGGGGATCGACGTACGGGTGCATGGTCGCTACTACCGTGACCCGCCCGAGTTCCTGACCTTCATGCACGGCGGCTCAGACGGCCTGCACCACGGCCTGTGGTTCGACGACGGCCGCACCTGCAATGGGGTCGCTTCCTACTACAACAACGACGGCGGTGGAATCGACACCCGTTCGGGCACTCCGCTGGAGGCGCTGCGCGCGATCCTCGAACGCTGCTGGCGGGACCTCGATGACGATGACATACAGGACGAGGAGACATCCGCGTGCGGGTCCCGTCTGGGTCTGCTGCGCGATGCGCTGACCGTCCACGAGACCGGGGACCGGCCTGAGGTAGGCATCGCCTATTCCATGGTCTACGACGGGTTCGTCCCGCCCGTGAACCTCGGCCGGCTCACCACGCTGGACGGCGCGGGCGCACTCGTGACGGGCGAAACCGCGCTGGACCGCCCTGCCCACAATCAGGCGGACGAGTACAAGTTCGCGACGTACATGTATGCCCTGTTCGAGGATCCCGCGGCCCTGAACGCGAGAGTGCAGGACGCCCGCGGCCGTTGTTCGGCGGGCGATCCGGCGGAGGCTCTGGTCCTGGGCCGCGACCTGCACTGGGCGTCACATGGTGACCCGGTCCGCGAGACACTCGCGAACGAACTCCTCGTGGTGGCCTATCGCGCGCTGGACCGCCCCTCGCTCGCGGAGATTGCCGACGCCCACCACCGCCACCGTTCCCTGCCGCGCGTAACCGTCCTGGAGACGAAGAAGGCGTAG
- a CDS encoding nuclear transport factor 2 family protein: MVNSPTAVVEAAFRYYRSQDRDAAFVLYADDFSFTSPRDDHIDKAAFFERCFPTADRFKEQQLLHVTPADEELVFVYYEYELTTGGRYRNIEAITVRDGLIQEVQVFFGGKV, from the coding sequence ATGGTCAACAGTCCTACAGCCGTCGTCGAAGCGGCGTTCCGGTACTACAGGTCACAGGACCGCGACGCGGCCTTCGTTCTCTACGCCGATGATTTCTCGTTCACGAGTCCGCGGGACGATCACATCGACAAGGCGGCGTTCTTCGAGCGGTGTTTCCCGACCGCCGACCGGTTCAAGGAGCAGCAGTTGCTGCACGTCACCCCGGCAGACGAAGAACTCGTCTTCGTCTATTACGAGTACGAGCTCACGACGGGCGGCAGGTATCGCAACATCGAGGCGATCACTGTCCGGGACGGCCTCATCCAGGAGGTGCAGGTCTTCTTCGGCGGCAAGGTATGA
- a CDS encoding DUF6531 domain-containing protein has translation MVDLNPLHYVNKFNHMFGDSIASGLEFLGISDPAVDPDGVREIAKKWRDLASGLDDAADDAERALVGVVWEGKTAKAFHKRAKGTRKNAADMADSLREGAKALDKFADQAHELLSEIGVMLAEIAEYELAGLALDILTAGASSVAASLMAGERAVKVVALVARIEEEGTALGAAVRTVMEAIRGLERALKALKDIKAIASMSKMAVEGAKFSAFATALEDPGAFKDPEKLAGILTEGAVMGVGFGVLGKALGKGLKSLKPSELAKLSKTLKLGGSDLSRLKLRPAEAEKLEAGIRAAEKECKLDPIDVATGDMLLPQTDVELPGVLPLILQRTHISSYRWGGWFGPSWASTLDQRLQAADDGITYATADGARLTYPLLAPDANEPAYPDNGARLPLTWDTETDGALRLSDPTSGLAYVFHTPQLVDDGDAVDLCLQAIVDRNGQRITVQYADDGTPTGVTHSGGYRIALDRHPTLPRISSLRLLDPERPNGRGTILLSYDYDDQGHLAEVTNSSALPARFTYDGAGRITSWTDRTDTSYEYLYDEWGRVVRTEGSDGFLSGSLAYDGLTRTTTVTNSLGHTTRYEHNDAFRLIRETDPLGHSTSQEWAAAHQLTAVTDALGNTTRFRYDETGRTTSVIRPDGSETRAEYNDLGLPTTVTGPDGVVFRYAYDERGNRTAITDALGATTHFSYNGSGHLSSITDPLGHRTRFRCDPVGLPLAVVDPLGAETHYERDAFGRPVTLTGPLGNVTHFAWTVEGKPARRTAPDGSVESWTYDGEGNCTSHTDSMGAVHRFEYTHFDLLSARTGPDGARHTFTHDSELRLTKVTNPQGLSWSYQHDPAGRLISETDFDNRVVSYTHDQAGRLTTRTNPFGQTLRFERDVLGQITRQTDEVKATAFTYSAVGELTKAVTPDATLVRDHDAAGRLLSETVNGRTVRYDYDAMGRRTLRTTPTGLTSTWRYDAAGSCVERTSADRTIGFDRDAAGREVNRHVGAFLTLANTFDDLGRLTAQSVTDRTTGKSLQRRVYGYRADGHLTAIDDQLSGTSRFELDTTGRVTTVHARGWTERYAYDEAGNQTDASWPATQPGHEATGPRDYVGTRLVRAGNVRYEHDAAGRITLRQKTRLSRKPDTWRYTWDAEDRLVSVITPDGTCWQYRYDPLGRRIAKQRLAADGETIAEQTHFTWDGDTLCEQTTHAAELPNPVTVTWDHEGLHPIAQTERGTALEAPQEEIDSRFFAIVTDLVGTPTELIGETGGIAWRARSTLWGTTSWGVGSTAYTPLRFPGQYHDPETGLHYNYFRHYDPETARYLTPDPLGLAPAPNPVTYVTNPYSWSDPLGLAPCKTGSPDPYLGTKEASQLLRDAGVPRAFRVQVMQSFEEGTISVRRAGSSDYGMRFYDNENAWARGRYLTTQWPATREEIAVKAGWNQFSYLKQWKIRPGAPIIEGRVAPQGVGYPGGGKQTYVLDPDRDLLEP, from the coding sequence GTGGTCGACCTCAACCCGCTGCACTACGTCAACAAGTTCAACCACATGTTCGGCGACAGCATCGCCAGCGGGCTGGAGTTCCTCGGGATCTCCGATCCGGCGGTGGACCCGGACGGGGTGCGCGAGATCGCGAAGAAGTGGCGGGACCTGGCCTCCGGGCTCGACGACGCGGCCGATGATGCCGAGCGGGCGCTCGTGGGCGTGGTGTGGGAGGGCAAGACCGCCAAGGCCTTCCACAAGCGGGCGAAGGGGACCCGGAAGAACGCCGCCGACATGGCGGACTCGCTGCGTGAGGGCGCCAAGGCGCTGGACAAGTTCGCCGACCAGGCCCATGAACTGCTCTCCGAGATCGGCGTGATGCTGGCGGAGATCGCAGAGTACGAGCTCGCGGGGCTGGCGCTGGACATCCTCACGGCGGGCGCGTCTTCGGTGGCCGCGAGCCTGATGGCCGGGGAGCGGGCCGTGAAGGTCGTCGCGCTGGTGGCGCGGATCGAGGAGGAGGGCACCGCGCTGGGGGCCGCGGTGCGCACGGTGATGGAGGCAATCCGCGGCCTGGAGCGTGCTCTGAAGGCGCTCAAGGACATCAAGGCGATCGCGTCGATGTCCAAGATGGCCGTGGAAGGGGCGAAGTTCAGCGCGTTCGCCACCGCGCTGGAGGACCCGGGCGCTTTCAAGGATCCGGAGAAGCTGGCCGGCATCCTGACCGAGGGCGCAGTCATGGGCGTCGGCTTCGGGGTGCTGGGCAAGGCGTTGGGAAAGGGGCTGAAGAGTCTCAAGCCCAGCGAACTCGCCAAGCTGAGCAAGACGTTGAAGCTTGGCGGTTCCGACCTCTCCAGGCTCAAACTGCGGCCCGCCGAGGCCGAGAAGCTCGAAGCGGGTATCCGGGCGGCGGAAAAGGAATGCAAGCTCGACCCGATCGATGTGGCCACTGGCGACATGCTGCTGCCGCAGACCGACGTCGAACTCCCGGGCGTCCTACCGTTGATCCTGCAGCGCACCCACATTTCCTCCTACCGGTGGGGCGGCTGGTTCGGCCCCTCCTGGGCCTCCACCCTCGACCAACGCCTGCAGGCCGCGGACGACGGCATCACCTACGCGACAGCAGACGGTGCCCGGCTCACCTACCCCCTCCTGGCTCCAGACGCCAACGAGCCCGCCTATCCCGACAACGGCGCGCGTCTGCCGCTGACTTGGGACACCGAGACGGACGGCGCTCTGCGCCTGAGCGACCCGACGTCCGGACTCGCCTATGTCTTTCACACGCCACAGCTCGTCGATGACGGCGATGCCGTGGACCTGTGTCTGCAGGCCATCGTGGACCGTAACGGCCAACGCATCACCGTTCAGTACGCCGATGACGGCACCCCCACAGGCGTCACGCACTCCGGCGGCTATCGCATCGCCCTCGACCGCCACCCCACCCTTCCCCGCATCAGCTCCTTGCGCCTGCTGGACCCGGAGCGTCCGAACGGCCGCGGGACGATCCTGCTCTCCTACGACTACGACGACCAAGGTCATCTCGCCGAGGTCACCAACTCCTCCGCACTGCCTGCGCGCTTCACCTACGACGGGGCAGGACGGATCACATCATGGACCGACCGCACCGACACCTCGTACGAGTACCTCTACGACGAGTGGGGCCGAGTCGTCCGTACTGAGGGCAGCGACGGCTTCCTCTCCGGCAGCCTTGCCTACGACGGCCTCACCCGCACCACGACCGTCACCAACTCCCTCGGCCACACCACCCGCTACGAACACAACGACGCATTCCGCCTGATCAGGGAGACCGACCCACTCGGCCACAGCACCAGCCAGGAATGGGCCGCGGCGCATCAGCTGACCGCCGTCACCGATGCGCTCGGAAACACCACCCGCTTCCGCTACGACGAGACAGGGCGGACGACGTCGGTCATCCGCCCGGACGGCAGTGAGACGCGCGCCGAGTACAACGACCTCGGTCTGCCGACGACGGTGACCGGCCCGGACGGCGTCGTGTTCCGTTATGCGTACGACGAACGGGGCAACCGCACCGCGATCACCGACGCCCTTGGCGCGACAACCCACTTCTCCTACAACGGTTCCGGGCATCTGTCATCGATCACCGACCCGCTCGGTCACCGAACCCGCTTCCGCTGTGACCCTGTGGGCCTGCCTCTTGCCGTGGTCGACCCGCTCGGCGCGGAGACTCACTACGAACGCGACGCCTTCGGAAGGCCCGTTACGCTGACAGGCCCTCTCGGAAACGTGACGCACTTCGCGTGGACGGTGGAAGGCAAGCCCGCCCGCCGTACCGCTCCTGACGGCAGCGTCGAGTCGTGGACGTACGACGGCGAGGGCAATTGCACCAGCCACACCGACAGCATGGGTGCGGTCCACCGATTCGAGTACACCCATTTCGATCTGCTGTCTGCGCGAACCGGACCGGACGGAGCGCGGCACACCTTCACACACGACTCCGAGCTGCGCCTTACGAAGGTGACCAACCCCCAGGGCCTGTCCTGGAGTTATCAACACGACCCGGCCGGACGCCTCATATCCGAGACGGACTTCGACAACCGTGTCGTGAGTTACACCCACGACCAGGCGGGCCGCCTCACCACCCGTACGAATCCGTTCGGCCAGACCCTTCGCTTCGAGCGAGACGTACTCGGCCAGATCACCCGTCAGACGGACGAGGTCAAGGCCACGGCCTTCACCTATAGCGCCGTCGGCGAACTCACCAAGGCCGTCACCCCGGACGCGACCTTGGTTCGAGATCATGATGCCGCCGGTCGGCTGTTGTCCGAAACGGTCAACGGGCGCACGGTCAGGTATGACTACGACGCCATGGGGCGTCGTACGCTGCGCACCACCCCCACCGGTCTGACCAGCACATGGCGCTACGACGCGGCCGGCAGTTGCGTCGAACGGACCAGCGCGGACCGCACGATCGGCTTCGACCGCGACGCGGCGGGCCGAGAGGTGAACCGCCATGTCGGTGCCTTCCTCACCCTGGCGAACACCTTCGACGACCTCGGCCGTCTGACCGCGCAGTCGGTGACAGATCGCACCACTGGAAAGAGCCTCCAGCGGCGCGTCTACGGCTACCGCGCCGACGGGCATCTCACCGCGATCGACGATCAGCTGAGCGGTACGAGCCGATTCGAACTCGACACCACAGGCCGGGTGACGACTGTCCACGCACGCGGCTGGACCGAGCGGTACGCATATGACGAGGCGGGCAACCAAACCGATGCCTCCTGGCCTGCCACACAGCCCGGCCATGAAGCCACCGGTCCCCGCGACTACGTCGGCACACGTCTGGTCCGCGCCGGCAACGTCCGCTACGAGCACGACGCGGCGGGCCGCATCACACTGCGGCAGAAGACGCGACTGTCCCGTAAGCCGGACACCTGGCGTTACACCTGGGACGCCGAAGACCGTCTCGTCTCCGTCATCACACCGGACGGCACGTGCTGGCAATACCGCTACGACCCGCTCGGCCGCCGCATCGCCAAGCAGCGCCTGGCGGCCGACGGCGAAACGATCGCTGAGCAGACCCACTTCACCTGGGACGGCGACACCCTCTGCGAACAGACCACGCACGCAGCCGAGTTGCCCAATCCCGTCACGGTCACCTGGGATCACGAGGGTCTGCACCCGATAGCCCAGACGGAACGTGGCACGGCCCTTGAGGCGCCACAGGAGGAGATCGACTCCCGCTTCTTCGCGATCGTCACCGATCTCGTCGGAACTCCGACGGAACTCATCGGTGAAACCGGCGGCATAGCTTGGCGTGCCCGCTCCACTTTGTGGGGTACCACCTCTTGGGGTGTCGGCAGCACCGCGTACACACCATTGCGTTTTCCCGGCCAATACCATGATCCTGAGACCGGGCTCCACTACAACTATTTCCGTCACTACGATCCCGAAACAGCCCGATATCTCACTCCCGACCCTCTCGGTCTTGCCCCGGCCCCGAACCCGGTAACCTATGTCACCAACCCGTATTCCTGGAGCGATCCGCTAGGCCTTGCGCCGTGCAAGACCGGAAGTCCGGATCCGTACCTCGGCACCAAGGAAGCCTCGCAATTGCTACGCGACGCAGGTGTTCCACGCGCGTTCCGAGTCCAGGTCATGCAGTCTTTCGAAGAGGGCACCATAAGCGTGCGCCGAGCCGGTAGCAGTGATTACGGAATGCGCTTCTACGACAATGAGAATGCCTGGGCACGCGGACGCTACCTGACCACGCAATGGCCGGCCACTCGTGAGGAGATCGCTGTCAAGGCGGGCTGGAATCAGTTCTCGTACCTTAAGCAATGGAAGATCCGGCCTGGCGCACCCATCATCGAGGGCCGGGTTGCTCCGCAGGGTGTCGGGTATCCTGGCGGCGGAAAACAGACATATGTACTGGACCCCGACAGGGATTTGCTGGAGCCATAG
- a CDS encoding nitrate/nitrite transporter translates to MTAPSTAPAQSRGGRWIDEWDPEDEAFWNEGGEKVAHRNLFFSVLSEHIGFSIWTLWSVMVLFMGPEYGLTPADKFFIVSMATLVGAIVRVPYTFAVARFGGRNWTIIAASMLLVPTIAAFVVMEPGTSFGTFLVCAMLAGVGGGNFASSMTNINSFFPLRKKGWALGLNAGGGNIGVPVVQLVGLAVIGASGGPRVLLGIYIPLIVLATVLGARYMDNISSVKNDTGAAKEAVKDAHTWIMSFLYIGTFGSFIGYSFAFGLVLQTQFGRTPLESAYVTFIGPLLGSLIRPVGGWLADRYGGAKITLWNFVGMGAATAVIILASMEKSLALFTTAFIVLFVLTGLGNGSTYKMIPGIFQAKAMAKGLSGEEAAAYGRRLSGASMGLIGAVGALGGLGINLAFRQSFLSVGSGTGAFVGFLAFYALCFAVTWAVYLRRPVAAKEASAPATEEKVQLSYAQV, encoded by the coding sequence ATGACAGCCCCTAGTACAGCCCCCGCACAGAGCAGGGGAGGCCGCTGGATCGACGAGTGGGATCCCGAGGACGAGGCCTTCTGGAATGAGGGCGGCGAGAAGGTTGCGCACCGTAACCTCTTCTTCTCCGTGCTCTCGGAGCACATCGGGTTCTCGATCTGGACCCTGTGGTCGGTGATGGTGCTCTTCATGGGGCCCGAGTACGGGCTCACCCCGGCCGACAAGTTCTTCATCGTGTCGATGGCGACGCTGGTCGGCGCGATCGTGCGGGTCCCCTACACCTTCGCCGTCGCCCGCTTCGGTGGCCGGAACTGGACGATCATCGCCGCGAGCATGCTGCTCGTACCGACCATCGCCGCGTTCGTCGTGATGGAGCCGGGCACCTCGTTCGGGACCTTCCTGGTCTGCGCGATGCTCGCCGGCGTCGGAGGCGGGAACTTCGCCTCCTCCATGACCAACATCAACTCGTTCTTCCCGCTGCGGAAGAAGGGCTGGGCCCTCGGGCTCAACGCCGGCGGCGGCAACATCGGCGTGCCGGTCGTGCAGCTCGTGGGGCTGGCCGTCATCGGGGCGAGTGGCGGGCCCAGGGTCCTGCTGGGCATCTACATCCCGCTGATCGTCCTCGCCACTGTCCTCGGCGCCCGCTACATGGACAACATCTCGTCCGTGAAGAACGACACCGGGGCCGCCAAGGAGGCGGTGAAGGACGCCCACACCTGGATCATGTCCTTCCTTTACATCGGGACGTTCGGGTCCTTCATCGGATACAGCTTCGCGTTCGGTCTTGTGCTTCAGACGCAGTTCGGGCGTACGCCGCTGGAGTCCGCGTACGTCACCTTCATCGGGCCGCTGCTCGGGTCCCTGATCCGTCCCGTCGGCGGCTGGCTCGCCGACCGCTACGGCGGCGCCAAGATCACCCTGTGGAACTTCGTCGGAATGGGCGCCGCGACCGCGGTCATCATCCTCGCCTCGATGGAGAAGTCGCTGGCCCTGTTCACCACCGCGTTCATCGTGCTGTTCGTGCTGACGGGGCTCGGCAACGGGTCGACGTACAAGATGATCCCTGGCATCTTCCAGGCCAAGGCCATGGCCAAGGGGCTGAGCGGCGAGGAAGCGGCCGCCTACGGGCGCCGGCTCTCCGGCGCCTCCATGGGGCTCATCGGAGCGGTGGGCGCGCTCGGCGGGCTCGGGATCAACCTCGCCTTCCGGCAGTCCTTCCTGAGCGTCGGCTCCGGCACCGGTGCCTTCGTGGGCTTCCTCGCCTTCTACGCGCTCTGCTTCGCGGTCACTTGGGCCGTATACCTTCGCCGCCCGGTCGCCGCCAAGGAGGCTTCCGCACCGGCTACGGAGGAGAAGGTGCAGCTCAGCTACGCCCAGGTGTGA